GCGGCCACCCCCTGCGGGCGGGTGTACGTCGCGGCCCTCGCCAACGCCCGGGCCGCGGGCCGGGCGCTCGCGGAGGACCTCCGGGCGGGCCGGGGCAGGACCCTCCTCATCGCCTGCTCGGGGCGCGAGGGCGGCTTCTGCGAGGAGGACCCGGTGGCGGCCGGGTTCATCCTGGCCCACGTCCGCGCCCGGCTGGGGCTCGCGCAGACCGAGCTCTCCGACACCGCCAAGGCCGCCCTGCGCGTCGCCGAGGGGGCGGGCCGCGACCTCCCGCGCCTCCTGCGCGAGTCCTTCTGGGGCCGCCACCTGACGGCGCTCGGCATGGCCGAGGACATCGCCTTCTGCGGCCGGCTCGACTGGACCGAGGCCGTCCCGAGGCTCGTGGACGGCGCCATCGTGGCGGGGTAGCGGGAGCGAACGATAAGCGACATTTCCGGCTCCTCTTTCCCTCACCCCCTTCCCCTCTCCCGGGGGGAGAGGGGCGCCAAGCCGGAAAGTCACCTCTCGGATACGAAAGTAGCCGCTCTCCCTCTCCCTTTGGGAGAGGGCCGGGGTGAGGGGAATGCCGTGGAGCGAAATTATCCCTCATCGGAAGAGGGAGTGAGGCAATCATGACCGACCGCATCCAGGCCCTGCGCGGCGCGCCCCTCGACCCCGGGAACGTGGACCCGGACCCCCTCGCCCAGTTCCGCCGCTGGTACGGCGAGGCGGCCGAGGCGGGGCAGCTCCAGCCGGACGCCATGCACCTCGCCACGGTGGACGAGGCGGGCCGGCCCTCGGGGCGGATGGTGCTCTACAAGGACCCCCAGGAGTTCCGCCTCGGGGTGGCGGGCTTCCCCTTCTTCACCCACACCGGGAGCCCCAAGGCGCGCGACCTGGCCGGGAACGACGGGGCGGCCCTCACCTTCCATTGGTCCGTGCTGGGCCGCCAGGTGCGCGTCCGGGGGGAGGTCCGCCCCCTGCCGGACGAGGCCGCCGACCGCTACTTCGCCGGCCGGCCCGAGGGCTCCAAGCTCGGCGCCTGGGCCTCCCCCCAGAGCCAGCCCATCGAGAGCCGCGAGGCCCTCATGGCCCGGGTCGAGGAGGTCCGCAGGCGCTTCGAGGGAAAGCCCGTCCCCCGGCCCCCCCACTGGGGCGGCTACTGGCTCGATCCCCACGAGGTGGAGTTCTGGCAGCACCGCGACGACCGCCTGCACGACCGGGTGCTCTACGCCCTCGGGGCGGGGGGAAAATGGGCCCGCCGCCGCCTCGCCCCCTGACTTCCGGATATCTAAATCCTTTAACTCCAGTCACTTGCGTGAATTTTCCCCGGCCGCACATGACCAATCATGCTATAAAAGGCCTATACTGAATACCGAAAAGCGGTCTCCCATCCCAGGAGGCGAGTGTTTACTTTCAAACCACCCCCCCAATGCCTCCCCCCCTGAGGGGGGAAGGAAGAATCCCGCCCCCTTGGGGGAGGGAGCCCTGAGCGGAGCGAAGGGCGATGGGGGGAAAGGAGAGCCCCATGACCGCGTCGGCCACCCACACCGGAGCCTTGCTCGCCACCGGCGCCCGCGCCCGGAGCGTCCTGATGGAGGGCATCGCCAGCGGCCTCCTCGGCGCCCTGGCCGTGGCCCTGTGGTTCTTCCTGCGCGACCTCCTCGAGGGCCAGCCCCTCCACACCCCGGGCGCCCTGGGCCAGAGCCTGGCCGCCCTCCTCGAGGGCCGGGCCGCCCGCGCCGCCGCGCCCGGCGACTCCTTCCCGGGCTCGCTGGTCTTCATCTACAGCGTGGTGCACGGCCTCGCCTTCGTCGCCGCGGGGATCGGCGGCGCCCTGGTGCTCGACTTCGGCCGGCGCAACCCCGGCTGGGAGCTCTACGCCGTCCTCTTCCTCGCCACCCTGGGGATGTGGTTCACCTTCCTCGGCATGATGCTCGTGGGGGTGATCTTCGAGGCCGTGACCATCGTGGACATCCTCATCGCCCACCTCCTCGCCGCCCTCGCCATGGGGGCGTACTTCTGGAGGAGGCATCCGGAGGTGATCGGGGGGGTGTAGGGGGGAGAGAACGAGAGGGGCAGAACTAAAGCAGCGGAGCGTTGTCGCCCCGGCGGGCCATTTCCTTAAAGGCCTCCTCCCATCCTTCGCGCAGCTTCCGGACCGGCGAGATTTCCAGCACCTTTCCGCGCACTCTAATCTCGGCTTCCTCTCCGAAACCGCACCGCGCGAGGAGGGATTCGGGGAGCGGTAGAATGCGGGAATTGCCGATGCGGATGAGGTGGATTTTCATTTTTGCACCTCCACATATCGAACTTTGCGCACCATGTCTTTTATTATACTATATATTCTAGCGCCATTAACAATCAGAAGATGCGAAGGAGCTATTCTTGAGTTTGGTCGTAGCTAAAAAAACCAACAAATTTTTCTGTATCGTTGGCGACTCACAGCTTACACTGACAAATGCCACTCACCAGAATCCCTTGCAGGGGATACTTAAGTCGGTGATTCTTTCAAGCAACCTATGCGTAAGTTTCGCAGGAAACCTGCATTTTGCAGAAGAAGCAATACGAACTATCCCTTCAATAGAGAAATCGACCCTTCAAACTGTCATCGACCACTTTTTACGTTGGCACGAGAAATCAACAGAAGCCCATGCCTCTACCACAGATTTCATTCTTGCCATTGGCGAGCCTCACTTTTGCCTCATCGCAATCAAAGACGCAAGAGCCAATAATGTTGAAACAACTTGGATTGGAAATCAGGATGCATTTTCAGAATTTCAAGAATACATGCAGACAGAAAAATTTCCGCCTTTGCCACATCCACCCGAGGGAAATCTAGCCGCCTCAATTTCGGCCATACTCTGTCCAGAACATCCGGACGCCGATCATTCGACATATACACGTATGAACAATGCAATGGATGCCGTCATCTATAACCAAAAGCATAAAGACGTGGGTGGATTCAAGATTCCAATCGCGACGCACAAGAATGACTTTTGTTATATGCCGTATATGCGGGTTTACCCGGAACCGGTCGTATTGCCTCCTGTGGGAGCAGAAAAAGTTATTCCTTTCGGGACCGTGGAACAGGGCGGATATGCAATAAGCTTCATGATTTCTGATTCGGCCTATCCGGCGTGTGCCGCTATACATATTTTGCAGGCCAAGATAGGCGTTGTCTTTCTCCCAGACACAACCAATATTCCCAAATCATCTTATATCTTTCAAAACATTGACGAGATAGAATTCCGAGAGATGGTCGACAGAGAATATGGAATCAAGGGAGGGGGGCTTGACAATTACGTTGCTCGAGGTGTTCGTCTGGCCAAACAAGGGCGATTTGAAGAAGCACTAGAAGATCTGAATAAGGCTATTCAACTAAATCCGGTTGATGCAGAGGCATACAACAATCGAGGTGGTGTATTTTGTATGTTAGAAAGGTTTGAACTCGCTATCGCTGATTTTTCTAAAGCCATCGAACTTAATCCTACATACCAAAAAGCATACTTAAATCGTGCTAAGACCTTTGAAAGAATCGGGAGGACTCAAGAAGCTACGAACGATATGCAGACAGCAAATACATTAAGAAGCGTTCCCCGTTGAACTGCACTCCTACTACTCAGTGTTATCCCCCCCCACCCACACGAAAAACTCCTTGTTCCCCTTCGTGCCCGTGATGGGGCTCTCGCACAGTGCCCGGAAGGACAAACCGTTCTCCCCGGCGAACGCGCGGACGCCCGCGACGGCCTCGGCGTGCAGGGCCGGGTCGCGGACGATGCCCCCCTTCCCCACCTTCCCCTTCCCCACCTCGAACTGGGGCTTGACGAGGACGAGGATGTCGGCCCCCGGGGCCAGGAGGGCGCGGACGGGGAGGAGCACCTTGGTGGCGGAGATGAAGGAGACGTCGATGACGGCGAGCGTGGGCCGCTCCTCCCCCGCCGCGGCCCGGAAGGCCCCGGGGGTGAGGTGGCGGGCGTTCACGCCCTCCAGGAGGGTGACGCGGGGGTCGTTGCGGAGCTTCCAGTCGAGGAGGCCCTTGCCCACGTCCACGCAGACGACGCGGCGGGCCCCGCGCTGGAGGAGGCAGTCGGTGAAGCCCCCCGTCGAGGCGCCCACGTCGAGGCAGAGCCGGCCCTCGGGGGAGAGGCCGAAGGCGTCCAGGGCGCCCGCGAGCTTGAGCCCGCCGCGGCTGGCGTAGGGGACGGGGTCTTCGAGGAGGGAGATGCCGGCGTCCGGGGCCGTC
The Candidatus Tectomicrobia bacterium genome window above contains:
- a CDS encoding 2-phosphosulfolactate phosphatase, with translation MRTWCDVAFTPAEAAIRLTDAKRARGAEPGEVVCAVIDVLRATTTIVTALGNGCRAVHPVPSPQAGRELAAALRARLGKDQVVLGGEQDGKPIEGYDAGNSPLEFTPERIGGRLLVLSTSNGTKTLAAATPCGRVYVAALANARAAGRALAEDLRAGRGRTLLIACSGREGGFCEEDPVAAGFILAHVRARLGLAQTELSDTAKAALRVAEGAGRDLPRLLRESFWGRHLTALGMAEDIAFCGRLDWTEAVPRLVDGAIVAG
- the pdxH gene encoding pyridoxamine 5'-phosphate oxidase, whose translation is MTDRIQALRGAPLDPGNVDPDPLAQFRRWYGEAAEAGQLQPDAMHLATVDEAGRPSGRMVLYKDPQEFRLGVAGFPFFTHTGSPKARDLAGNDGAALTFHWSVLGRQVRVRGEVRPLPDEAADRYFAGRPEGSKLGAWASPQSQPIESREALMARVEEVRRRFEGKPVPRPPHWGGYWLDPHEVEFWQHRDDRLHDRVLYALGAGGKWARRRLAP
- a CDS encoding tetratricopeptide repeat protein, which encodes MSLVVAKKTNKFFCIVGDSQLTLTNATHQNPLQGILKSVILSSNLCVSFAGNLHFAEEAIRTIPSIEKSTLQTVIDHFLRWHEKSTEAHASTTDFILAIGEPHFCLIAIKDARANNVETTWIGNQDAFSEFQEYMQTEKFPPLPHPPEGNLAASISAILCPEHPDADHSTYTRMNNAMDAVIYNQKHKDVGGFKIPIATHKNDFCYMPYMRVYPEPVVLPPVGAEKVIPFGTVEQGGYAISFMISDSAYPACAAIHILQAKIGVVFLPDTTNIPKSSYIFQNIDEIEFREMVDREYGIKGGGLDNYVARGVRLAKQGRFEEALEDLNKAIQLNPVDAEAYNNRGGVFCMLERFELAIADFSKAIELNPTYQKAYLNRAKTFERIGRTQEATNDMQTANTLRSVPR
- a CDS encoding TlyA family RNA methyltransferase — its product is MARTERLDKLLVARGLAPSRERAQGLILAGRVLVEGKSVQKAGAPTAPDAGISLLEDPVPYASRGGLKLAGALDAFGLSPEGRLCLDVGASTGGFTDCLLQRGARRVVCVDVGKGLLDWKLRNDPRVTLLEGVNARHLTPGAFRAAAGEERPTLAVIDVSFISATKVLLPVRALLAPGADILVLVKPQFEVGKGKVGKGGIVRDPALHAEAVAGVRAFAGENGLSFRALCESPITGTKGNKEFFVWVGGDNTE